One window of Nymphaea colorata isolate Beijing-Zhang1983 chromosome 1, ASM883128v2, whole genome shotgun sequence genomic DNA carries:
- the LOC116264965 gene encoding wax ester synthase/diacylglycerol acyltransferase 4-like, translating into MMRGGAAAEGGDGDERIPVSPNGQFFNSSVLSVYILAVFELESPVDGGEEGEEILRKEFLPVSTRFSSIMVKDAKGVKHWKPVKVNVKDHIRIPTFPPGLSPEEYEKHLQGYLSEIAIEEMSQNKPLWEVHIFKYCTPSAVNTLVFKLHHAIGDGFSLMTALFSCLRRADDPSLPLTFPSCNGSSKQHRSKIENGTVWRHLSPLWFTFQDFGWSLLKSSLLEDPKSPIRSGELGVEFKPVFISSVSLSLEEIREVREELKATVNDVITGTVFYGIQLYMHRMSPGSENLRATALVLLNTRSVSKHLSLEDIRKDGAEASWGNQFGFIHVPLPASKCIKKANPIDYVHEAQELIRKKRSSLGVYLTGRFLDMLRRLRGPEAAAEHIHSTLGNTSMTISNIIGPLEKISLGGSPVKSFYFMVTHIPQSLTISMLSYMGKLRLAVGGEQGFLDSDAMTGCFEEAFAKILDAVRGKR; encoded by the exons ATGATGAGAGGAGGAGCGGCAGCAGAAGGTGGAGATGGGGATGAGCGGATTCCGGTCAGCCCCAACGGCCAGTTCTTCAATAGCTCGGTTCTGTCCGTCTACATTCTGGCAGTGTTCGAGCTGGAGAGCCCCGTCGATGGTGGGGAGGAAGGCGAGGAGATCCTCAGGAAGGAGTTCTTGCCTGTCAGCACTCGCTTCTCCTCAATCATG GTCAAAGATGCAAAGGGTGTGAAACATTGGAAGCCAGTGAAGGTGAACGTTAAGGATCATATAAGGATCCCAACTTTTCCCCCTGGATTGTCACCTGAAGAATATGAGAAACACCTGCAAGGCTACCTCTCAGAGATAGCCATTGAAGAAATGTCGCAGAACAAGCCCCTGTGGGAGGTCCATATCTTCAAGTACTGCACTCCTAGTGCAGTGAACACCCTTGTGTTCAAGCTTCACCATGCAATTGGGGATGGCTTCTCCCTGATGACAGCATTATTTTCCTGTCTGCGAAGAGCCGACGACCCGTCCCTGCCACTTACATTTCCATCTTGTAATGGTTCCTCTAAGCAACACCGTTCTAAAATTGAAAACGGAACCGTATGGAGACATCTCTCACCGCTTTGGTTCACCTTTCAAGACTTTGGCTGGAGCCTGCTGAAAAGCAGTTTGCTTGAAGATCCTAAGTCTCCTATAAGATCAGGAGAACTTGGGGTTGAGTTCAAGCCTGTGTTCATCTCCTCTGTTTCTCTTTCACTAGAGGAGATTCGAGAAGTCAGAGAAGAATTGAAGGCA ACCGTGAATGATGTAATCACAGGGACTGTCTTCTATGGCATTCAGTTGTACATGCACCGCATGAGTCCGGGCTCAGAAAACTTACGTGCCACTGCATTGGTGTTGCTAAACACAAGAAGTGTCTCTAAGCATCTGTCTTTAGAGGATATAAGgaaggatggagctgaagcgTCCTGGGGAAACCAGTTCGGATTCATACATGTTCCTCTCCCTGCAAGCAAATGCATCAAGAAGGCGAACCCAATCGATTATGTGCATGAAGCACAAGAACTGATCAGAAAAAAGAGGAGCTCACTGGGTGTATATCTAACTGGGAGATTCTTAGACATGCTAAGGAGGTTAAGGGGCCCTGAG GCAGCAGCAGAGCACATTCATTCGACACTAGGAAACACCAGCATGACCATTTCAAACATAATTGGCCCATTGGAGAAGATATCATTGGGGGGCAGCCCCGTCAAAAGCTTCTATTTCATGGTGACACATATTCCGCAG AGCCTCACCATATCAATGCTGAGTTACATGGGGAAGCTGAGATTGGCTGTAGGAGGAGAGCAAGGTTTCTTAGATTCTGATGCGATGACAGGATGCTTCGAAGAAGCATTTGCCAAGATACTTGATGCTGTAAGAGGGAAACGTTAA